Within the Achromobacter spanius genome, the region AAGACGGCGCGCGATGCCGATCTGCTGCGCCTACATAGTCTGTATCCCCAATATGCGTTCGACCAGCACAAGGGCTACGGCACGGCGCTGCACCTGCAGATGCTGCGCGAACATGGTCCCTGCGCCGAACATCGGCGCAGTTTCGCGCCCATCAAGGCATTCAGCCTGGCGTCATGAAGCACATCAGTTCCCGTGAGAACCCCGCGGTCAAGGCTCTGGCCAAGCTGGCTGGCACGGCTGGCAAGCGCGGCGCGCCCGTCCTGCTTGATGGCGTGCACCTGTGCCAAGCCTGGTTGCAGCACCATGGCGCGCCCTATCAGGCCGTCTTTGACGTTGATCGCCTGTCGCAACCCGACATTGCCGCGCTTGCGGCCGCCGTGCCTGATGAACGATGCCTGGCCCTGGACGCCCGGCTGATGCAGTCCTTGGCCAGCGTGGAAAGCGGGCAGGGGGTGGCGTTCCTGGTCACGCCGCCCGTCCTGGACATGCCGGCCACCGTGGAAGAAAACTGCGTGCTGTTCGATCGTATCCAGGACCCCGGCAACGTCGGCACCTTGTTGCGCACTTGTGCCGCCGCCGGTGTGAAGCGCGTGTTCCTGGCAACCGGCACGGCCGCCGCCTGGTCACCGAAAGTCTTGCGCAGCGGGCAGGGCGCCCATTTTTCGCTGGCGATCCACGAGCACGTTGATCTGACGGATCTGCTGGCGCGGTTGCGGCTGCCCTTGGTGGCCACAGCCCTGGACGGCGCGCAAAACCTGTATTCAGGAAGCCTGCCGCAACGGTGTGCATGGGTCTTCGGGCATGAAGGCCAAGGCGTGGCGCCGGCATTGCTGGCCGCGGCCAGCCTCAAGGTCTGCATCCCGCATGACATGGACGCGGTCGAGTCGCTGAATGTCGGCGCGGCCGCGGCGATTTGCCTGTTCGAGCAGCGCCGTCAGGCGTTGGCCGCGCCAGCCCGCTGACAAGGCGCAAACCGCACCGCCGTAGCGGAAGCTGTCGCGATGCGGCACGTTTTGTAAAAGTCTGTCGTACTCATATACTTCACGCTTTGCAAATCCGAGGTGGCTATGGCGTCATCGCAGTTTCATAGATTTCATGCGCGTTTTGCACGCGGGGCGCAGGGCTTGCTGCTGGCGTCTTGCGTGGTCGCGCTGGTGGGATGCATGTCGGTCAGCACGCAGAAGATCGGCATGGTCCCGGTGGCGGCGGCAGACCCCGTCTACACCATTCAACTGTCCAGGCTGGTCATCGCGTCGTTGCCGAACGAAAGCAGCGTAACGCTGCGGGCAGGCTCGCAATGGCGTCGCGTGGGCGCCTTGCCGCAGGGCGACGTCTACCGCGCCCAGGACGGCCTGTTCACGATTCAAACCCGGCGTCAGGGTGAGGCCTATCTGGTTGCCTCGTCGGGTCGGCTGCTCGGTTTTTACTTGCCGGGCGAAAGCGCGTATATGCCGCTTACCCGTCCTGTCACATTGCCCGTGGAGATGCGTCAATGAAATCGTGGTTCAAAGGCTTGGCGGCAGCCGCCATCGTGACCGTGCTGGCGGGTTGCGCCGGGGGCAAGTATGAAGCGCTGCAAGGCAGCATTCCGCCCATTGCCCAGGGTAATGGCCGCATCTATTTCTATCAGCCGCAGCCGACCAATCTGGCAGCCGCGCAGCAGAAGATGCGCGTCAATGGCGAAGTGGTCGGACGCAATAAGCCCGGCGCCTTCTTCTTTGTTGACCGGCCTGCCGGCAGCTATGTCGTCACCAACCTGTACTGGACCGGCGACGGCGTGAGCTTCATGCTGGATCCCGGCCAGACGCGCTATATCCGCGTCATGGCCGAGGTGTATGGCGCCACGGGGGCCGTGGGCAATTTGTCGATGCATCTGGTTGATCCGCCGGAATTGGCAGAAAACGAAATGCGCGGCTTGCGCTATTGGGGGGCCGCGAGCCCCGAGCGGGTGCCAGGCCTGTAAGGCTACGAGCGGGCAACCCGCTCAACCCGCTCAACCCCGATCCAGCCCCACTTCCTGCAGCACCGTCGTGGCGATCTCTTCGATCGACTTGGTGGTGCTGGACAGCCACGAAATGCCCTCGCGGCGCATCATGCGTTCGGCTTCGGCCACTTCGTAGCGGCACTGCTCTAGCTGCGCATAGCGGCTGTTGGGACGGCGTTCGTTACGCACTTCCGCCAGGCGTTCGGGCTGGATGGACAGCCCGAACAGCTTGCCGCGGTGCGGGGCGATGGTCGAGGGCAGGGTGCCGCGCTCGAAGTCATCGGGCGTCAGCGGGAAATTGGCCGCCTTGATGGCGTACTGCATGGCCAGGTACAGGCTGGTGGGCGTCTTGCCGCAGCGGGACACACCCACCAGAATGACGTCGGCCTGGTCCAGTTGATTGACGAACTGGCCGTCGTCATGCGCCAGGCTGAAGTTGATGGCGTCGATCCGGTTGCGG harbors:
- a CDS encoding TrmH family RNA methyltransferase; translation: MKHISSRENPAVKALAKLAGTAGKRGAPVLLDGVHLCQAWLQHHGAPYQAVFDVDRLSQPDIAALAAAVPDERCLALDARLMQSLASVESGQGVAFLVTPPVLDMPATVEENCVLFDRIQDPGNVGTLLRTCAAAGVKRVFLATGTAAAWSPKVLRSGQGAHFSLAIHEHVDLTDLLARLRLPLVATALDGAQNLYSGSLPQRCAWVFGHEGQGVAPALLAAASLKVCIPHDMDAVESLNVGAAAAICLFEQRRQALAAPAR
- a CDS encoding DUF2846 domain-containing protein, translating into MKSWFKGLAAAAIVTVLAGCAGGKYEALQGSIPPIAQGNGRIYFYQPQPTNLAAAQQKMRVNGEVVGRNKPGAFFFVDRPAGSYVVTNLYWTGDGVSFMLDPGQTRYIRVMAEVYGATGAVGNLSMHLVDPPELAENEMRGLRYWGAASPERVPGL
- the ppsR gene encoding posphoenolpyruvate synthetase regulatory kinase/phosphorylase PpsR → MTSTPIARTVYIVSDSTGITAETFSQSVLSQFEEVEFKPIRLPFVDTLEKAAEVAMRIDRSALEAGVPPIVFSTLVNPEILARVRQANGIFMDLFGTFVSHIEQALGLKSSHSIGRSHMQANSEKYRNRIDAINFSLAHDDGQFVNQLDQADVILVGVSRCGKTPTSLYLAMQYAIKAANFPLTPDDFERGTLPSTIAPHRGKLFGLSIQPERLAEVRNERRPNSRYAQLEQCRYEVAEAERMMRREGISWLSSTTKSIEEIATTVLQEVGLDRG